One genomic region from Candidatus Nitrosopumilus koreensis AR1 encodes:
- a CDS encoding MraY family glycosyltransferase has protein sequence MIDLVIPAVVSCLIAFFVVFVTIPPLIKFLEKRNMAVKDMNKKEEIMIVRPGGPSIILGIIVSEIILYAFLQLNEIIAIIITTTAAFAIGYVDDRKVMGGWFKPATLAIAAIPIIAFGAYDSDLAFPLFGDVQIPALYLGLIILMIPITGNTINSIDVLNGVASGFMVIASFSLSICLFIVQNYEIAIVSLPLGFVSLAFYKYHKIPSKIFPGDSGALTLGAMYGSIAIVGGVEIIAAVALLPAVINSFLFLSSVKRIVEHRQIKGKPVDHTDDFKLKATDDNTAPVTLVRLILAGGPLSEKQVGFAIFKLAVFSGILAVITAFMMGVSL, from the coding sequence TTGATTGATTTAGTGATTCCGGCAGTTGTATCATGTCTCATTGCCTTTTTTGTTGTCTTTGTAACTATTCCTCCGTTAATCAAATTTCTAGAAAAAAGGAACATGGCAGTAAAAGACATGAACAAAAAAGAGGAGATCATGATTGTAAGGCCAGGCGGACCTTCAATCATTTTAGGAATAATTGTTTCAGAAATTATCTTATATGCATTTTTACAACTAAATGAAATCATTGCAATTATTATTACAACGACTGCTGCATTTGCAATAGGATATGTTGATGATAGAAAAGTTATGGGTGGATGGTTCAAACCTGCAACACTTGCAATTGCAGCAATTCCAATAATTGCATTTGGTGCATATGATTCTGATTTAGCATTCCCTTTATTTGGTGATGTACAAATTCCTGCATTATATCTTGGTTTGATAATCTTGATGATTCCAATCACTGGAAACACAATTAACTCTATTGATGTTCTAAATGGTGTTGCAAGTGGATTTATGGTAATTGCAAGTTTTTCATTGTCAATCTGTTTGTTTATAGTACAAAACTATGAGATTGCAATTGTAAGTTTACCTTTAGGGTTTGTTTCATTAGCGTTTTACAAATATCACAAAATCCCAAGCAAAATTTTTCCAGGTGATTCGGGAGCCCTTACGCTTGGTGCTATGTATGGTTCTATTGCAATAGTTGGTGGTGTGGAAATAATTGCAGCAGTTGCATTACTCCCTGCAGTAATCAACTCCTTTTTGTTCCTATCCAGCGTAAAACGAATAGTGGAACACAGACAAATCAAAGGAAAACCTGTAGATCACACTGATGATTTCAAACTAAAAGCAACTGACGATAATACAGCCCCTGTTACTTTGGTGAGGTTGATTCTAGCAGGTGGGCCACTATCAGAAAAACAAGTAGGGTTTGCAATATTCAAACTTGCAGTATTTTCAGGAATTCTGGCAGTAATTACTGCATTTATGATGGGGGTGTCACTTTGA
- a CDS encoding acyltransferase: MVTNFISDKAKIGENVSIWHFTYVGDNVEIGDNCKIGSLVHIDYDVKIGENTKIEGSAYIPPLSIIGKNAFIGPSAVLTNDPYPMCDKMVGVTIEDGAIIGARAVIKAGVTVGKNSVVAMGAVVTRDVPENVVVMGSPATIRKTREEYDKKQKEWLES; this comes from the coding sequence ATGGTTACAAACTTTATTTCAGATAAAGCAAAAATTGGAGAGAATGTATCGATTTGGCATTTTACTTATGTTGGCGACAATGTAGAAATTGGAGACAATTGTAAGATCGGTTCACTTGTTCATATTGATTATGATGTAAAAATTGGAGAGAATACAAAGATTGAAGGGTCAGCATACATCCCACCACTTTCAATAATTGGAAAAAATGCTTTCATTGGTCCATCTGCAGTTTTAACAAACGATCCTTACCCAATGTGTGATAAGATGGTTGGAGTTACAATTGAAGATGGGGCAATTATTGGAGCACGTGCAGTGATCAAAGCTGGAGTTACTGTTGGAAAAAACAGTGTTGTTGCGATGGGAGCAGTTGTAACTAGAGATGTTCCAGAAAATGTTGTTGTAATGGGATCACCTGCTACAATCAGAAAAACTAGAGAAGAATACGATAAAAAACAAAAAGAATGGTTAGAAAGTTAG
- a CDS encoding Trm112 family protein — translation MNKNMMDILACPIDKSHPLELFEIKEKDKIVSEGALFCSKCSRFYPIIEEIPIMLPDELRDKKQEMDFLKKFKDKLPEKIITKANPWHL, via the coding sequence ATGAACAAAAACATGATGGATATATTGGCATGTCCAATTGACAAAAGTCATCCTTTAGAATTATTTGAAATAAAAGAAAAAGACAAAATAGTATCAGAAGGTGCTTTGTTTTGCTCAAAATGCTCTAGATTCTACCCAATAATTGAAGAGATTCCAATCATGCTGCCTGATGAACTTAGAGATAAAAAACAGGAGATGGATTTTTTGAAAAAATTTAAGGATAAACTACCTGAAAAAATTATTACAAAGGCAAACCCATGGCATTTGTAG
- a CDS encoding Gfo/Idh/MocA family oxidoreductase — translation MLEFHRENRMPLHIKDVGIIYDTSVHDIDTANWLFDEMPNVVFARSGQIKHEHEDFATIMLGYRDNKVAIITSNWITPKRIRKFHAICNDARISSDFITQEIKVEKQEDVEIIDNEKQEPLLREIQSFLNAIKGKSEHIVKAQQAVNVSKIAEAALLSSQKGVPIYLDLK, via the coding sequence ATGCTTGAATTTCACCGTGAAAATAGAATGCCACTTCACATAAAAGATGTCGGGATAATCTATGACACATCAGTTCACGATATTGATACTGCAAACTGGTTATTTGATGAAATGCCAAATGTGGTATTTGCAAGATCAGGACAAATAAAACATGAGCATGAGGATTTTGCAACAATTATGTTAGGATACAGAGATAACAAAGTTGCAATCATCACATCAAATTGGATTACACCAAAAAGAATTAGAAAGTTTCATGCAATTTGTAATGATGCAAGAATATCATCGGATTTTATTACACAAGAAATTAAAGTAGAAAAACAAGAGGATGTTGAAATCATAGACAATGAAAAACAAGAACCATTGTTAAGAGAAATTCAAAGTTTTCTTAATGCAATTAAAGGTAAAAGTGAACATATTGTGAAAGCACAGCAAGCAGTTAATGTTTCAAAAATTGCTGAAGCTGCACTTTTATCTAGTCAGAAAGGAGTTCCAATATACTTAGATCTAAAATGA
- a CDS encoding Gfo/Idh/MocA family protein — protein MKIVQIGTGGWGKNHARVLSELGVLCAICDTNEQRSKEFGEKYHVNHYTSFEDMLNSEEFEGAFVVTPTSTHATIAKKLLEAKKHVFVEKPLTYKTEEGEELAKIAEKNKVILTCGYIERFNPAVDVVKSMVKEKNMAI, from the coding sequence ATGAAAATTGTACAAATTGGTACAGGTGGATGGGGTAAAAATCATGCCAGAGTTTTATCAGAACTAGGAGTACTATGCGCAATTTGTGATACCAATGAGCAACGTAGTAAAGAGTTTGGAGAAAAATATCATGTCAATCACTATACGTCATTTGAGGACATGTTAAATTCTGAAGAATTTGAAGGGGCGTTTGTAGTAACACCAACATCTACTCATGCAACCATTGCAAAAAAATTGCTTGAAGCAAAAAAACATGTTTTTGTTGAGAAACCTCTTACATACAAAACAGAAGAAGGCGAAGAGCTTGCAAAGATTGCAGAAAAAAATAAAGTAATTCTGACATGTGGATACATAGAGAGATTTAATCCAGCAGTGGATGTTGTAAAAAGTATGGTTAAAGAAAAAAATATGGCGATTTGA
- a CDS encoding aminotransferase class IV, producing MKKAPTNVAIFTFPFGDLFNKNGISAGIVSWRKFSDISTPPQAKMGGNYLNSIIATQEAKRNGVDEAILLDHNGNISEAPGENIFIVRDGQMATPSLASSALEGITRDAVIKIARDLDIEVVERDITRSELVMSDEVFLTGTAAEITPIISLDGKKISNGKSGDITKKMMDEYTDIVMNKNDDYSHWLTAVY from the coding sequence CTGAAAAAAGCGCCAACAAACGTAGCAATTTTCACATTTCCTTTTGGAGATTTATTTAACAAAAATGGCATTTCAGCAGGAATTGTTTCATGGAGAAAGTTCTCAGACATATCGACCCCACCTCAAGCAAAGATGGGGGGAAATTATCTAAATTCCATCATTGCAACACAAGAAGCAAAAAGAAATGGTGTGGATGAAGCAATTTTACTGGATCATAATGGAAATATCAGTGAAGCACCTGGAGAAAATATCTTTATTGTAAGAGACGGTCAGATGGCAACACCATCACTAGCATCATCAGCGTTAGAAGGAATTACACGTGATGCAGTAATCAAAATTGCAAGAGATTTAGACATTGAGGTAGTTGAAAGAGACATTACAAGAAGTGAACTTGTAATGTCTGATGAAGTGTTTTTGACAGGAACTGCAGCTGAAATCACACCCATAATTTCGCTTGATGGAAAGAAAATTAGCAATGGCAAATCAGGAGACATTACAAAGAAGATGATGGATGAATATACAGACATAGTAATGAACAAAAATGATGACTATTCTCATTGGTTGACTGCGGTGTATTAA
- a CDS encoding aminotransferase class IV yields MKLPLSKYVWFDGKYVLTEKAQVPITTHAIHYGTSVFEGIRAYWNRKNLHVFRLDEHVKRFRRSGQFYNISLNFSDKEISNAITGICKKNKLKKSCYIRPFYFVGDYGINLHVTEKSANKRSNFHISFWRFI; encoded by the coding sequence ATGAAACTTCCACTTTCAAAATATGTTTGGTTTGACGGAAAATATGTTTTAACAGAAAAAGCACAAGTTCCAATCACTACACATGCAATACATTATGGTACATCAGTGTTTGAAGGGATTAGAGCATATTGGAATAGAAAGAATCTCCATGTGTTTAGATTGGATGAACATGTAAAACGATTTAGAAGATCAGGACAATTCTATAATATTTCATTAAATTTCTCAGATAAAGAAATTAGTAATGCCATAACAGGAATTTGTAAAAAAAATAAACTCAAAAAATCGTGTTACATTAGGCCGTTTTATTTTGTGGGAGATTATGGAATTAATCTTCACGTAACTGAAAAAAGCGCCAACAAACGTAGCAATTTTCACATTTCCTTTTGGAGATTTATTTAA
- a CDS encoding ferredoxin--NADP reductase, which translates to MVVDNKATITYVQLLKEDLVIIRLVPKEGPVPEYKAGQFITLGLPNPVEGGKIVRRAYSIASHPENREYIELVIRWVRKPLPGRLTTQLFNAKEGDEILWLKPTGRALLINEELPNGEKDNRRIICIGGGTGLAPFVSFAQHLHDSGDKREIVVLHGASYVDELSYKDLLTELENESIRRGKDEWNFKYRAAISRPQEWFNRSWAGQVGRVETFLRPRDSGMSPLEELIGDKITKDNTIFYVCGWQGTIDGVMDFLKPKGFVTEHDKREDGSFEVKYESYG; encoded by the coding sequence ATGGTAGTAGATAACAAAGCAACTATCACATATGTTCAGTTATTAAAAGAAGATCTTGTAATTATTAGATTAGTTCCAAAAGAAGGTCCAGTTCCAGAGTATAAAGCTGGTCAATTCATTACGTTAGGATTACCAAATCCTGTAGAGGGTGGAAAAATTGTCAGAAGGGCATATTCAATTGCATCACATCCAGAAAATAGAGAATACATTGAGCTTGTAATTAGATGGGTTAGAAAACCACTTCCAGGACGATTAACTACACAACTATTTAATGCAAAAGAAGGAGATGAAATTCTTTGGCTAAAGCCAACTGGAAGAGCATTATTGATTAATGAAGAACTTCCAAATGGAGAAAAAGACAACAGAAGAATCATCTGCATTGGTGGAGGAACAGGTCTTGCACCTTTTGTCAGTTTTGCACAACACCTACATGATTCAGGAGATAAACGAGAAATTGTCGTATTACATGGTGCCAGTTATGTTGACGAATTAAGCTATAAAGATCTGTTAACTGAATTAGAAAATGAGAGTATTAGAAGAGGTAAAGATGAATGGAATTTTAAGTACAGAGCAGCAATCAGTAGACCTCAAGAATGGTTCAACAGATCATGGGCAGGTCAAGTTGGAAGAGTTGAAACATTCCTAAGACCAAGAGATAGTGGAATGTCTCCATTAGAAGAATTAATTGGAGACAAAATAACCAAAGATAATACAATATTCTATGTTTGTGGATGGCAGGGTACCATTGATGGTGTGATGGACTTCTTAAAACCAAAGGGATTTGTCACTGAACATGATAAACGCGAAGATGGAAGTTTTGAAGTAAAATACGAATCATACGGATAA
- a CDS encoding HEAT repeat domain-containing protein, with protein MENISKVLESGNSQQKIKILETLDETDDPEILEKIISKLDDDDIQVRGEAFSSLVLNKNKITNFLIKNLNSYSKNIRGFVALVLANRNETSAIPEIIKIANDERSMVKSCAIGALGYLKAKEAKNIFLNSVLDTNLEVRKSALQAIIDLKFSISEERIREISKDADSEMLKMLSELKKK; from the coding sequence TTGGAAAATATTTCAAAAGTTTTAGAATCTGGAAACAGTCAACAAAAAATCAAAATTTTAGAAACTTTAGATGAAACAGATGATCCTGAAATTTTAGAAAAAATTATTTCAAAATTAGATGATGATGATATTCAAGTAAGAGGAGAGGCATTTAGTTCACTTGTATTAAATAAAAATAAAATTACAAATTTTTTAATTAAAAATTTGAATTCTTACAGTAAAAACATTAGGGGTTTTGTAGCACTAGTATTAGCAAATAGAAATGAGACATCAGCAATTCCTGAGATAATAAAGATTGCAAACGACGAACGCTCAATGGTAAAATCATGTGCAATAGGAGCATTAGGATATCTAAAAGCTAAAGAAGCAAAAAATATTTTTTTGAATTCAGTTTTGGATACAAATTTAGAAGTGAGAAAAAGTGCATTACAAGCGATAATTGATCTAAAATTTTCAATTTCTGAAGAAAGAATTAGAGAAATTTCTAAAGATGCAGATTCTGAAATGTTGAAAATGCTTTCTGAATTAAAAAAGAAATAG
- a CDS encoding isocitrate lyase/phosphoenolpyruvate mutase family protein: protein MLKSNKPLVIPGVYDAIGAKIAEKVGFDAMFQTGYGTSATLFGMPDYGFIGATETIDNARRICRAVKVPVIVDSDTGYGNALSVWKLVKELESAGASGIFLEDQRWPKRCGHMQGKEVVSQEEYTEKLGAAIDARGSKDFIIVARTDARATEGLDAAIERGLQNKKTGADAVFVEAPRSIKEMKQIGKSINAPLVANMIEGGATPISSAHELHKMGFNIILYPLSVLFANTFATMNILEELKKTGTTSKYKNKVVNFDQFNDLVELSKFRKMEKKYR from the coding sequence ATGTTAAAATCTAACAAGCCTCTAGTCATTCCTGGGGTATATGATGCAATTGGTGCAAAGATTGCTGAAAAAGTAGGATTTGATGCAATGTTTCAAACAGGATATGGTACATCAGCCACTCTTTTTGGAATGCCAGATTATGGATTCATAGGAGCCACTGAAACCATTGATAATGCTAGAAGAATTTGTAGAGCAGTTAAAGTTCCAGTAATAGTGGATTCAGATACGGGTTATGGTAATGCACTTAGTGTTTGGAAACTTGTAAAAGAATTGGAATCTGCGGGAGCATCTGGAATTTTTCTAGAAGACCAAAGATGGCCAAAGAGATGTGGACACATGCAAGGAAAAGAAGTTGTTTCACAAGAGGAATATACTGAAAAACTTGGTGCTGCAATAGATGCAAGAGGAAGTAAAGATTTCATAATTGTTGCAAGAACAGATGCAAGAGCAACCGAAGGACTTGACGCTGCAATAGAAAGAGGATTACAAAATAAAAAAACAGGAGCAGATGCAGTGTTTGTTGAAGCACCAAGATCAATTAAAGAAATGAAACAAATTGGAAAATCAATAAATGCACCACTTGTTGCAAACATGATTGAAGGAGGAGCAACTCCAATTAGTTCAGCTCATGAATTACATAAAATGGGATTTAACATAATTTTGTATCCATTATCAGTATTGTTTGCAAATACTTTTGCTACAATGAATATACTTGAAGAATTAAAGAAGACGGGAACAACTTCAAAATACAAAAACAAAGTAGTGAATTTTGATCAGTTTAATGATCTTGTGGAACTTTCTAAATTTAGAAAGATGGAAAAAAAGTATCGTTGA
- a CDS encoding PadR family transcriptional regulator yields the protein MISEWFQRVGSSVPRGFSRYFILELLKKKEHTGKEIINYAAEQSNGIWKPSPGLIYPLLGRLLDEGLIQETKDGKYQLTEKGAETAQDVDKVNDIVKKQLDVLFRLGNVGRFVAMDVLEKISSMGAILSSNVANMTNEETEKYRKFLQEELKKIDAKDVEKKGKEIKIE from the coding sequence ATGATTTCAGAATGGTTTCAAAGAGTAGGGAGCTCAGTCCCTAGAGGATTTTCAAGATATTTCATACTAGAATTGTTAAAGAAAAAAGAGCACACAGGAAAAGAAATCATCAATTATGCAGCAGAACAAAGCAATGGAATTTGGAAACCATCCCCAGGTCTGATCTATCCTCTGTTAGGCAGACTGTTAGACGAAGGATTGATTCAAGAGACAAAAGATGGAAAATATCAATTAACAGAAAAAGGTGCAGAAACTGCTCAGGATGTTGACAAGGTCAATGATATTGTAAAAAAGCAATTAGATGTTCTTTTTAGATTAGGAAATGTTGGAAGATTTGTAGCAATGGATGTACTTGAAAAAATATCTTCAATGGGTGCAATTTTAAGTTCAAATGTTGCAAACATGACTAATGAGGAAACTGAAAAATATAGAAAATTTCTTCAAGAAGAACTAAAGAAAATTGATGCAAAAGATGTGGAAAAGAAAGGCAAAGAGATCAAAATAGAATAA
- a CDS encoding succinate dehydrogenase/fumarate reductase flavoprotein subunit, producing MVDSIEFDLIICGSGLAGLRAAIAAAKKGPNLKIGIVSKLQVMRSHSVSAEGGTAAVIQEDAGDTIESHVYDTVKGSDFLADQDVAERLCVEMPKEIHQLEHWGMPWSRKEDGRIDQRNFGGYSFPRATYASDKVGFFEMQTLYDTCQKFENIEYLNEWFATSIIHDGKKFMGLTAIELGSGTFYTIKGKALIIATGGAGRLYSFSTYALSSTPDGLDMGLRAGMALKDMEFVQFHPTGILPSGILITEGARGEGGYLLNNKGERFMKTYAAGKMELAPRDIVSRSIITEIQEGRGFKHETGVDCMKLDLRHIGDEKIKEKLGGIREISIKFSGIDPAQELLDIRPVCHYMMGGLHTDIDGATEIQGVWAAGEAACNSVHGSNRLGANSTSECIVWGKITGELAADYAMKNTTADQWPHHLVAAEEKRIYDGIFRGNGDTNPYEIRQELTDTMNEKAYVYRNETDLVAGLKRIRELKAQTWKHVDDKAKEYNTNFSNVMELDSMFRVAEIVLLGAINRKESRGAHARTDYTKRDDANFLHHTLAYYDPNEPIMKTYPVTITKYQPVERKY from the coding sequence ATGGTCGATTCAATCGAGTTTGATTTGATAATTTGTGGTTCTGGATTAGCTGGCCTTAGAGCAGCAATTGCAGCTGCAAAAAAAGGACCGAATCTGAAAATCGGAATTGTTTCAAAATTGCAGGTAATGCGATCTCATTCTGTTTCTGCAGAAGGTGGAACTGCTGCAGTCATTCAAGAAGATGCCGGAGATACAATTGAATCTCATGTTTATGATACCGTAAAAGGTAGTGATTTTCTTGCAGACCAAGATGTTGCAGAAAGACTCTGTGTTGAAATGCCAAAAGAAATTCATCAATTAGAGCATTGGGGTATGCCTTGGTCTAGAAAAGAAGATGGGAGAATTGATCAACGTAATTTTGGTGGTTATAGTTTTCCTAGAGCGACTTATGCATCAGACAAAGTTGGTTTCTTTGAAATGCAAACATTGTATGATACATGTCAAAAATTTGAAAATATTGAATATCTTAACGAATGGTTTGCAACATCTATAATTCATGATGGAAAAAAATTCATGGGTCTTACTGCAATTGAATTAGGTTCGGGAACATTTTACACAATTAAGGGAAAAGCCCTCATTATCGCAACTGGCGGTGCTGGAAGGCTGTATAGTTTTTCAACATATGCATTATCTTCAACTCCTGATGGTTTGGATATGGGCTTACGTGCTGGTATGGCACTCAAAGATATGGAATTTGTACAATTTCATCCAACAGGAATTTTACCCTCTGGTATTTTGATTACTGAAGGTGCAAGAGGTGAAGGCGGTTATCTACTTAACAACAAAGGCGAACGTTTTATGAAAACTTATGCTGCTGGAAAAATGGAATTAGCTCCACGTGACATTGTATCAAGATCAATTATAACTGAGATTCAAGAAGGTCGTGGTTTCAAACATGAAACAGGAGTTGATTGTATGAAACTTGATTTGCGACATATTGGAGATGAAAAGATTAAAGAAAAGTTAGGTGGAATCAGAGAAATTTCAATCAAGTTTTCTGGAATTGATCCTGCTCAAGAATTACTTGACATTAGACCTGTTTGTCATTACATGATGGGTGGACTTCATACTGATATTGATGGTGCAACAGAAATCCAAGGTGTTTGGGCAGCAGGTGAAGCCGCATGTAATAGCGTTCATGGTTCAAACAGATTAGGTGCAAACTCTACCTCTGAATGTATTGTTTGGGGTAAAATTACGGGCGAACTTGCGGCAGATTATGCTATGAAAAACACCACTGCAGATCAATGGCCTCATCATTTAGTTGCAGCAGAAGAAAAGAGAATCTATGATGGAATATTTCGAGGAAATGGTGATACTAATCCATATGAAATTAGACAAGAATTAACTGATACTATGAATGAGAAAGCATATGTTTACAGAAACGAAACTGATCTTGTTGCAGGTCTTAAGAGAATTAGAGAACTAAAAGCACAAACTTGGAAACATGTAGATGATAAAGCAAAAGAGTATAACACCAATTTTTCAAATGTGATGGAATTAGATTCTATGTTTAGAGTAGCTGAAATTGTTTTGCTTGGTGCAATTAATAGAAAAGAATCACGTGGTGCCCATGCAAGAACTGATTATACTAAAAGAGATGATGCAAACTTTTTACATCACACACTTGCTTACTATGATCCAAACGAACCAATTATGAAGACATATCCAGTAACAATCACTAAGTATCAGCCTGTGGAGAGGAAGTATTAA
- a CDS encoding succinate dehydrogenase: MAQDEHKEGIKGMANPCRYGIERVAYWLMRLSGLGLLAYFIGHIYETSNILRGRVGWNEFLELTQTTEGHIILAIVIAMCVFHTVNGIRVMLGHGGVGVGKPSRPDYPYDPASQNYRHKIGIYSAIILAAVAMMYGLAVMFGE, translated from the coding sequence ATGGCTCAAGACGAACATAAAGAAGGCATCAAAGGAATGGCTAATCCCTGTCGTTATGGAATCGAAAGAGTAGCTTACTGGTTAATGAGATTAAGCGGATTGGGATTATTGGCATATTTTATAGGTCATATTTATGAAACTAGTAATATTTTACGAGGGCGAGTAGGATGGAATGAGTTTTTAGAATTAACTCAAACTACTGAGGGGCACATTATATTAGCAATTGTGATTGCGATGTGTGTATTTCATACTGTTAATGGAATTAGAGTAATGTTGGGGCATGGTGGAGTTGGTGTTGGAAAGCCATCAAGACCTGATTATCCTTATGATCCAGCATCTCAAAACTATAGACACAAAATAGGAATCTATTCTGCAATAATTCTTGCTGCTGTTGCTATGATGTACGGATTAGCCGTAATGTTTGGTGAATAA
- a CDS encoding succinate dehydrogenase/fumarate reductase has product MRESTIMKIHYGTALAAVALVAVHILMRMTMGFADSLEYDTVLANYKFIPYAIMLELILVLLSVHGFNGLRVILLELKQGRVYEKTVSYGCLAAMFALIAYGSRTIIMTNMGMV; this is encoded by the coding sequence ATGAGAGAAAGCACAATAATGAAAATCCACTATGGAACTGCTTTGGCAGCAGTTGCTTTGGTTGCAGTTCACATATTGATGCGTATGACTATGGGATTTGCTGACTCATTAGAATATGATACAGTTCTTGCAAATTACAAATTCATTCCTTACGCAATAATGTTAGAATTAATCTTAGTATTGCTTTCAGTTCATGGATTTAATGGACTCAGAGTGATCTTGTTAGAACTTAAACAAGGACGTGTATATGAAAAAACAGTTTCTTATGGATGTCTTGCAGCCATGTTTGCCTTAATAGCATATGGTTCACGAACAATTATTATGACTAACATGGGGATGGTATAG
- a CDS encoding succinate dehydrogenase/fumarate reductase iron-sulfur subunit → MAQVSSIADEQSSKSITLRIARYNPKKDSEKQFMEFTVPYEKWTTVLEAILDVKKHFDHSVAVRYSCRQATCGSCGMIINGKPRLACFTKISELDSNVVTVEPMNNFPIIRDLAVKFERLFDTHHKIKPYLVRDDTELESDAKEFMQSPEELEQYIQFANCIKCGLCNSACPTMATDSSFVGPQALAQAYRYVADSRDKGKDSRLKIIDDSHGIWRCHFAGSCSQVCPKGVDPAMGIQLLRGYMLGFRS, encoded by the coding sequence ATGGCACAAGTTTCTAGTATTGCAGATGAACAATCCTCAAAATCAATTACTCTTAGAATTGCAAGATATAATCCTAAAAAAGATAGCGAAAAACAATTCATGGAATTCACTGTTCCATATGAAAAATGGACTACAGTACTTGAAGCAATTCTTGATGTAAAGAAACATTTTGATCATTCAGTTGCTGTTCGTTATTCATGCAGACAAGCAACATGTGGTTCATGTGGAATGATAATTAATGGAAAACCACGACTTGCATGCTTTACAAAAATTAGTGAACTTGATTCAAATGTTGTTACGGTTGAACCAATGAACAACTTTCCAATTATTCGTGATTTAGCTGTAAAATTTGAAAGATTGTTTGATACTCATCATAAAATCAAACCATACCTAGTTAGAGATGACACTGAATTAGAATCTGATGCAAAAGAATTCATGCAATCTCCTGAGGAGTTAGAACAATACATCCAATTTGCAAATTGTATCAAATGTGGATTATGTAACTCTGCATGTCCTACTATGGCCACTGACTCTTCATTTGTTGGTCCACAAGCTCTTGCTCAGGCATATCGCTATGTTGCAGATAGCAGAGATAAAGGAAAAGATTCCAGACTAAAAATTATCGATGACTCTCATGGTATCTGGAGATGTCATTTTGCAGGCTCTTGCAGTCAGGTATGTCCAAAAGGTGTAGATCCCGCAATGGGGATTCAACTTCTTAGAGGATATATGCTTGGTTTTAGAAGCTAA
- a CDS encoding metal-sulfur cluster assembly factor: MSQDIKQLRVKLFDELSKIVDPEINTSIVELELIDEVDINDSNVKVDLHLTSPFCPAVFGFKICQDIHDNLLKVDGVDDVKVNVSNHFMAEQINNQVNNSPNPKKT, from the coding sequence ATGAGTCAAGATATCAAACAGCTTCGGGTAAAACTCTTCGATGAGTTGTCAAAGATTGTAGATCCAGAAATTAATACATCAATTGTAGAACTAGAATTAATTGATGAGGTAGACATCAATGATAGCAATGTTAAAGTTGATTTGCACTTAACAAGTCCATTCTGTCCAGCAGTATTTGGTTTTAAAATTTGTCAAGATATACATGACAATCTTTTGAAAGTAGACGGAGTCGATGATGTTAAGGTAAATGTCTCAAATCACTTTATGGCAGAACAGATCAACAATCAAGTAAACAATAGCCCAAATCCAAAAAAAACTTAG